The Streptomyces sp. NBC_00440 genome contains a region encoding:
- a CDS encoding major capsid protein — protein sequence MNPSTTPTATLTPQQINVVRGNYSLPPITFYKAQVRVDGKPRKVLPEDLWILVPPDREKWAQTQLGVTAEALVLSRGTNPEIIREDAPGIIITRGVQDDPVQIWTKGAAVGMPVMHTPDAHIVAKVL from the coding sequence GTGAACCCGTCGACCACACCGACGGCGACGCTCACCCCGCAGCAGATCAACGTGGTGCGCGGCAACTACTCGCTGCCGCCGATCACGTTCTACAAGGCGCAGGTGCGGGTGGACGGTAAGCCGCGCAAGGTGCTGCCGGAGGACCTGTGGATTCTGGTGCCGCCGGATCGCGAGAAGTGGGCGCAGACGCAGCTCGGTGTGACGGCCGAGGCCCTGGTTCTTTCGCGCGGCACGAACCCGGAGATTATCCGGGAGGATGCCCCGGGCATCATCATCACCCGCGGTGTCCAGGATGACCCGGTGCAGATCTGGACTAAGGGTGCCGCTGTGGGGATGCCGGTGATGCATACGCCGGACGCGCACATCGTGGCGAAGGTGCTGTGA
- a CDS encoding YtxH domain-containing protein — translation MRYKLTFVVGLALGYVIGTRAGRERYEQLKKSARQVAENPAVRNAAEAAAQNGRDVAGKALHTVSAKMGDRMPDAMAHRVRSLRERNGAVEDDWGTSNT, via the coding sequence ATGCGGTACAAGCTGACGTTCGTCGTGGGACTCGCTCTCGGTTATGTGATCGGCACACGTGCCGGTCGGGAGCGTTACGAGCAGTTGAAGAAGTCCGCCCGCCAGGTCGCGGAGAACCCGGCCGTACGCAACGCGGCCGAGGCCGCCGCGCAGAACGGGCGGGATGTCGCGGGCAAGGCGCTCCACACCGTGAGCGCGAAGATGGGCGACAGGATGCCCGACGCGATGGCCCACCGGGTCCGTTCACTGCGGGAGCGGAACGGGGCTGTCGAGGACGACTGGGGCACCAGCAACACCTGA
- a CDS encoding FGGY family carbohydrate kinase, with amino-acid sequence MGIVAGLDSSAAFTRIVVCDTDTGAVLRQGYAPHPQTDEAGESTNSANAAGKHEADPQSWLLSLGEAASGGLLEGVQAIGVSAQQHGLVPLDRQGNLVRPALIGNDKRAQVAAADLIDSLGGRSAWAEAVGSVPQAAQPVSKLRWLARQEPEAAAKIAALLQPHDWLVWQLLGRPARRITDRGAASGTGYWSAATGAYRPDLVELALGHPAALPEVLGPSDSAGTTPEGLLISAGTGETMAAAFGLGVSAGDVVVSLGASGSVMAVHHEALSDPSGMITSFADATGMHLPVVHTLNAVRALRGTAELLGAEDLEALSALALTSTPGASGVVLLPYLEGERTPQLPHTAGTLSGLRRESMKREHVARAAFEGMLCSLADAMDVLRDRGVEVRRVFLLGAAAELPAVQAAAPGIFGAQVVVPQPADYAAVGAARQAAWALGVSEGTLDPQTPPAWQGAAAQVLEPGDGLAVGQAVRKQYAATRDQIHPGAFGTPS; translated from the coding sequence ATGGGGATAGTCGCCGGTCTTGACAGCTCAGCCGCCTTCACGCGCATCGTCGTGTGCGACACGGACACAGGTGCCGTGCTGCGCCAGGGGTATGCGCCCCATCCACAGACGGACGAGGCGGGTGAGAGCACCAACAGCGCCAATGCGGCCGGCAAGCACGAAGCCGATCCGCAGAGCTGGCTGCTCTCGCTCGGTGAGGCCGCGTCCGGCGGGCTGCTGGAAGGCGTGCAGGCCATCGGCGTGTCCGCCCAGCAGCACGGCCTGGTGCCGCTGGACCGGCAGGGCAATCTCGTACGGCCCGCGCTGATCGGCAACGACAAGCGGGCGCAGGTCGCCGCGGCGGATCTGATCGATTCGCTCGGCGGCCGGTCCGCGTGGGCCGAGGCGGTCGGCTCCGTACCGCAGGCCGCGCAGCCGGTGTCGAAGCTGCGCTGGCTGGCGCGGCAGGAGCCGGAGGCGGCCGCGAAGATCGCCGCGCTGCTCCAGCCGCACGACTGGCTCGTGTGGCAGCTGCTCGGGCGGCCCGCCCGGCGGATCACCGACCGGGGCGCCGCGTCGGGCACCGGCTACTGGTCGGCTGCGACCGGCGCCTACCGCCCCGATCTGGTGGAGCTGGCCCTCGGGCACCCGGCCGCGCTGCCGGAGGTGCTCGGCCCGTCCGACTCCGCGGGGACCACCCCCGAGGGGCTGCTGATCTCGGCCGGCACCGGCGAGACGATGGCCGCCGCCTTCGGACTGGGGGTCTCCGCCGGCGACGTGGTCGTGTCGCTCGGTGCGTCGGGTTCGGTGATGGCCGTGCACCACGAGGCGCTGTCCGACCCGTCCGGGATGATCACCTCGTTCGCCGACGCCACCGGGATGCATCTGCCGGTGGTACACACGCTCAACGCCGTACGGGCGCTGCGCGGCACCGCCGAGCTCCTCGGCGCCGAGGATCTTGAGGCCCTGTCGGCACTCGCGCTGACCTCCACCCCGGGCGCGTCCGGGGTGGTGCTCCTGCCGTATCTGGAGGGCGAGCGCACCCCGCAGCTGCCGCACACCGCGGGCACCCTGTCCGGGCTGCGCCGCGAATCGATGAAGCGCGAGCATGTGGCGCGGGCGGCCTTCGAAGGAATGCTCTGCTCGCTGGCGGACGCCATGGACGTACTGCGGGACCGCGGCGTCGAGGTGCGCCGGGTGTTCCTGCTGGGCGCCGCCGCCGAACTGCCCGCCGTCCAGGCCGCCGCCCCCGGCATCTTCGGGGCACAGGTCGTCGTCCCGCAGCCCGCCGACTACGCGGCGGTCGGTGCCGCCCGGCAGGCGGCCTGGGCACTCGGTGTTTCCGAGGGCACGCTGGATCCGCAGACCCCGCCCGCCTGGCAGGGCGCGGCGGCGCAGGTACTCGAACCGGGCGACGGGCTCGCGGTGGGGCAGGCCGTGCGTAAGCAGTACGCGGCGACGCGTGACCAGATCCATCCCGGAGCGTTCGGCACGCCGTCCTGA
- a CDS encoding ABC transporter ATP-binding protein: MLISLLRTHLRPYKKPMALLALLQLLQTCATLYLPTLNADIIDNGVVKGDSGYILSYGGLMIAISVVQVICNGGAVYFGARTASALGRDIRAGVFDRVQSFSAREVGHFGAPSLITRTTNDVQQIQMLVLMSFTLMASAPIMCVGAIVLALGQDVPLSLVLIAVVPVMLVLVSLIVRRMRPLFRKMQVRLDTVNRVLREQITGNRVIRAFVKDAYEKERFKGANAELTDVSLGTARLMALMFPTVMTVVNVSSIAVVWFGAHRIDSGAMQIGALTAFLSYLMQIVMSVMMATFMFMMVPRAEVCAERIQEVLSTDSSVVPPMNPVTELARHGHLEIRGAGFKYPGAEASVLREVALEALPGETTAVIGSTGSGKSTLLGLVPRLFDATGGAVLVDGTDVRELDPVLLAKTVSLVPQKPYLFSGTVATNLRYGNPDATDDELWHALDVAQAKGFVEALEGGLNAPIAQGGTNVSGGQRQRLAIARTLVQRPEIYLFDDSFSALDYATDAALRTALRRETAESTVVIVAQRVSTIRDADRIVVMDEGQVVGTGRHHELMDGNETYREIVLSQLTEAEAA; this comes from the coding sequence GTGCTCATATCGCTCCTGCGGACCCATTTGCGTCCGTACAAGAAACCCATGGCCCTGCTGGCGCTGCTTCAGCTGCTCCAGACCTGCGCCACCCTCTATCTGCCGACGCTCAACGCGGACATCATCGACAACGGTGTCGTGAAGGGTGACTCGGGTTACATCCTGAGCTACGGCGGTCTCATGATCGCCATCAGCGTGGTTCAGGTGATCTGCAACGGGGGTGCCGTCTACTTCGGCGCCCGGACCGCGTCCGCGCTCGGCCGGGACATCCGTGCCGGTGTCTTCGACCGGGTGCAGTCCTTCTCGGCCCGCGAGGTCGGGCACTTCGGCGCCCCGTCCCTCATCACCCGGACGACCAATGACGTCCAGCAGATCCAGATGCTGGTCCTGATGTCGTTCACCCTGATGGCCTCGGCGCCGATCATGTGCGTGGGCGCCATCGTGCTGGCGCTCGGCCAGGACGTCCCGCTCTCGCTGGTCCTGATCGCGGTCGTCCCGGTCATGCTCGTACTGGTCTCGCTGATCGTCCGGCGGATGCGGCCGCTCTTCCGGAAGATGCAGGTCCGGCTCGACACGGTGAACCGGGTGCTGCGTGAGCAGATCACCGGCAACCGGGTCATCCGCGCCTTCGTGAAGGACGCGTACGAGAAGGAGCGCTTCAAGGGCGCCAACGCCGAACTGACCGACGTCTCGCTGGGGACCGCGCGGCTGATGGCCCTGATGTTCCCGACGGTGATGACCGTGGTGAATGTGTCGTCGATCGCGGTGGTCTGGTTCGGCGCGCACCGGATCGACAGCGGCGCGATGCAGATCGGGGCGCTCACCGCGTTCCTCTCCTATCTGATGCAGATCGTGATGTCCGTGATGATGGCCACCTTCATGTTCATGATGGTGCCGCGCGCGGAGGTCTGCGCCGAGCGGATCCAGGAGGTCCTCTCCACCGACTCCAGCGTGGTGCCGCCGATGAATCCCGTCACCGAGCTGGCCAGGCACGGCCATCTGGAGATCCGCGGGGCCGGGTTCAAGTACCCGGGCGCCGAGGCGTCGGTGCTGCGGGAGGTCGCCCTGGAGGCGCTGCCCGGTGAGACGACCGCGGTGATCGGGTCGACCGGCAGCGGGAAGTCGACGCTGCTCGGTCTCGTACCCCGGCTGTTCGACGCCACGGGCGGCGCGGTGCTGGTGGACGGCACTGACGTACGGGAACTCGACCCGGTCCTGCTGGCGAAGACCGTGTCCCTGGTGCCGCAGAAGCCGTATCTGTTCTCCGGGACCGTCGCGACGAACCTGCGGTACGGGAACCCGGACGCGACCGACGATGAGCTGTGGCACGCGCTGGATGTGGCGCAGGCCAAGGGGTTCGTCGAGGCGCTCGAAGGCGGGCTGAACGCGCCGATCGCCCAGGGCGGCACCAATGTCTCCGGCGGGCAGCGCCAGCGGCTGGCGATCGCCAGGACGCTGGTCCAGCGGCCGGAGATCTATCTCTTCGACGACTCGTTCTCGGCGCTGGACTACGCGACCGACGCGGCGCTGCGGACCGCGCTGCGGCGCGAGACGGCGGAGTCGACCGTGGTGATCGTCGCCCAGCGCGTCTCGACCATCCGCGACGCGGACC